The following proteins are encoded in a genomic region of Molothrus aeneus isolate 106 chromosome 14, BPBGC_Maene_1.0, whole genome shotgun sequence:
- the PAK3 gene encoding serine/threonine-protein kinase PAK 3, whose translation MSDSLDIEEKPPAPPLRMNSNNRDSSALNHSSKPLPMAPEEKNKKARLRSIFPGGGDKTNKKKEKERPEISLPSDFEHTIHVGFDAVTGEFTGIPEQWARLLQTSNITKLEQKKNPQAVLDVLKFYDSKETVNNQKYMSFTSGDKSAHGYIEAHPSSTKTASEPPLAPSVSEEEDEDDEEEEDDNEPPPVIAPRPEHTKSIYTRSVIEPAAAPAPAKEATTPQPENSNTNTLYRNTDRQRKKSKMTDEEILEKLRSIVSVGDPKKKYTRFEKIGQGASGTVYTAIDIATGQEVAIKQMNLQQQPKKELIINEILVMRENKNPNIVNYLDSYLVGDELWVVMEYLAGGSLTDVVTETCMDEGQIAAVCRECLQALDFLHSNQVIHRDIKSDNILLGMDGSVKLTDFGFCAQITPEQSKRSTMVGTPYWMAPEVVTRKAYGPKVDIWSLGIMAIEMVEGEPPYLNENPLRALYLIATNGTPELQNPERLSAVFRDFLNCCLEMDVDRRGSAKELLQHPFLKLAKPLSSLTPLIIAAKEAIKNSSR comes from the exons ATGTCAGATAGTCTGGATATTGAAGAGAAACCTCCAGCTCCACCGTTGAGAATGAACAGCAACAATCGCGATTCTTCAGCGTTAAACCACAGCTCCAAACCGCTCCCCATGGCCCCCGAGGAGAAGAACAAGAAAGCCAGGCTGCGCTCCATCTTCCCAGGAGGAGGGGATAAAA CCaacaagaagaaagagaaggaacgTCCTGAGATCTCTCTTCCTTCAGACTTCGAACACACCATTCATGTGGGATTTGATGCTGTCACTGGAGAATTCACA GGCATTCCAGAGCAGTGGGCCAGGCTACTACAGACCTCCAACATAACAAAACTGGAGCAGAAGAAGAACCCACAGGCTGTTCTAGATGTTCTCAAATTTTATGATTCAAAAGAAACAGTTAACAACCAGAAATACATGAGCTTTACATCAGGAG ATAAAAGCGCCCATGGATACATAGAAGCCCATCCCTCG AGCACAAAAACAGCATCAGAACCTCCTCTGGCTCCCTCTGTGTCTGAAGAagaggatgaagatgatgaagaggaggaagatgacAATGAGCCTCCGCCTGTTATCGCCCCACGGCCTGAACACACAAAATCA ATCTACACCCGCTCTGTTATTGAACCTGCCGCTGCACCAGCACCAGCTAAAGAAGCCACCACTCCCCAGCCTGAAAACTCCAACACAAACACCCTGTACAGAAACACAGACcggcagagaaaaaaatccaagatgACAGATGAGGAGATCCTAGAGAAACTGA ggaGCATTGTGAGCGTGGGAGATCCTAAGAAGAAATACACTCGATTTGAAAAAATTGGCCAAGG GGCTTCAGGAACTGTTTATACAGCGATTGACATCGCCACAGGACAAGAG GTGGCCATAAAGCAAATGAATCTCCAACAGCAGCCCAAAAAGGAACTAATTATTAATGAAATCCTGGTCATGAGGGAAAATAAGAATCCCAATATTGTTAACTATTTAGACAG cTACCTTGTAGGTGATGAGCTGTGGGTGGTGATGGAGTACTTGGCTGGAGGCTCTTTAACTGATGTTGTCACCGAGACATGTATGGATGAAGGACAGATTGCTGCTGTCTGTCGGGAG TGCCTGCAAGCCCTGGATTTCCTTCATTCCAACCAAGTGatccacagagacatcaaaagtGACAATATTCTTCTTGGGATGGATGGATCTGTCAAATTGA ctgattttggctTCTGTGCGCAGATCACCCCTGAGCAGAGTAAACGGAGCACAATGGTGGGGACTCCTTACTGGATGGCACCAGAAGTTGTAACAAGAAAAGCATATGGCCCCAAGGTGGACATCTGGTCACTTGGGATCATGGCAATAGAAATGGTGGAAGGAGAACCTCCTTACCTTAATGAAAATCCTCTCAGG GCACTGTATCTGATAGCTACAAACGGGACACCAGAGCTGCAGAACCCAGAGCGACTCTCGGCCGTGTTCCGAGACTTCCTCAACTGCTGCCTGGAGATGGACGTGGACAGGCGAGGCTCTGCCAAGGAACTCCTGCAG